The following proteins come from a genomic window of Lolium rigidum isolate FL_2022 chromosome 5, APGP_CSIRO_Lrig_0.1, whole genome shotgun sequence:
- the LOC124656222 gene encoding uncharacterized protein LOC124656222, producing the protein MANPIHKLALWALELHNAGQHDLALACANELAAANPRSALALNLVGTLHVHASAVPWNEMATTVSASASASHHYRAALAAFSAAARNAPNCATTAIAHAEALAANRRLSDAQAELFRVFNPGTIYADPADHHVEVGGHNPRARMRDALGQAGAVLREVTAIIDNIIVPREAGELLGGDAPAADQVRARAKRLAERFPYSVRARLLRVYTELERVPALDLAADRRRLLRRALALTSEAAGNFADSVLIALFHAKVLFALDEFDGSERECRRALCIQDPTDPNSEDIPPAVTVPGADCDARVSSVKKQLRVLLKQIVVAAAVCWCSIKATQDRDMVDRARSGRVDRVLSVRVDTLQGHYDRIDKSAAKTISDALRFRKQQGSWSFLVCPNVRCDGKKFVNAQSLWQHMSSKHRDELWKKLLSILGPDIYEDTPKHDYLLDGVTLSQDSDQHDIFHLPRVQDIFESLLLSPSIGIQAEPLAEMRQRKCREGAKILEDIKEELRMLPEDSTEFEEFRFAIQNLWLEFLETSALDYREIILPLARSFQWIQMKKVIDLSTKDLGRIIGCASINIVFGKVPVSPGRIVSVEHGSEPSHANNTDHQSGDDTQAENIQPSCSDETLKDGEKREESEVHIVDSNSETMVDQRSSDPTLDVHESGMNCAARIAEVELENKDNIGTSSQSIKEMASTSSCQRSLNAFNKNNADKGLSILSLIIRSLCNLRHFRDKFLTEPLAWIPSAENICIAQQLYEIFISWEKNDYHLEDVVLTYMKTLLCRVDCTLFSEKLQVGNFFASEIVATILIGLHMSETCSRFSLRKETEKHVVNPITCGDCICPTHNLFGITFNVEMSCKCGECSGEYPYTALFHILDAGSLQTTKIKSFAELPVILDEQFYKENSCENCGIPQKIDLFLSNAPHFFTIVLKWLGNNESPDTLSEVLANITSPLDIEFFCKSAHSGTMYSVTSMICNVDERYVCFARDKDRWLIHDFETVETEDTWEHLLERFRDCKLQPEVLFFEVIK; encoded by the exons ATGGCCAACCCCATCCACAAGCTGGCCCTGTGGGCGCTAGAGCTCCACAATGCAGGCCAGCACGACCTCGCGCTCGCCTGCGCCAACGAGCTCGCCGCCGCGAACCCGCGCTCCGCGCTCGCTCTCAACCTCGTCGGCACCCTCCACGTCCACGCCTCGGCCGTTCCCTGGAACGAAATGGCCACCACCGTATCCGCGTCCGCGTCCGCGTCGCACCACTaccgcgccgccctcgccgccttctccgccGCTGCCCGGAACGCGCCCAACTGCGCCACGACCGCCATCGCCCACGCCGAGGCGCTCGCCGCCAACCGCCGCCTCTCCGACGCGCAGGCGGAGCTGTTCCGCGTCTTCAACCCCGGCACCATCTACGCTGATCCGGCGGACCACCACGTCGAGGTCGGCGGCCACAACCCCAGGGCGAGGATGCGCGACGCTCTGGGCCAGGCCGGCGCCGTGCTGCGGGAAGTAACGGCCATCATCGACAACATAATCGTGCCCCGAGAGGCCGGGGAGCTGCTCGGCGGGGACGCCCCCGCTGCCGATCAGGTGCGAGCGCGCGCGAAGCGTCTCGCCGAGAGGTTCCCGTACTCGGTACGCGCCCGCTTGCTCCGCGTCTACACCGAGCTGGAACGAGTCCCTGCCCTCGACCTGGCGGCCGACAGGAGGCGGCTCCTGCGCCGCGCTCTCGCCCTGACCTCTGAAGCGGCGGGCAACTTCGCCGACTCCGTCCTGATCGCCTTGTTCCACGCCAAGGTACTGTTCGCCCTGGACGAGTTTGATGGGTCGGAGAGGGAGTGCCGCCGAGCACTTTGCATCCAGGACCCGACTGACCCCAATTCGGAGGACATTCCTCCTGCTGTGACTGTTCCTGGCGCGGACTGCGATGCCAGAGTGTCTTCTGTCAAGAAGCAGCTCCGTGTCTTGCTCAAGCAGATCGTAGTTGCGGCTGCCGTATGCTGGTGCTCTATCAAAGCCACGCAAGACCGCGACATGGTTGACAGGGCCAGATCAGGGAGGGTTGACAGGGTCTTATCAGTGAGGGTTGACACGCTGCAGGGGCACTACGATAGAATCGACAAGTCCGCAGCCAAGACCATATCTGATGCACTGCGCTTTCGCAAGCAGCAGGGTTCATGGAGTTTCTTGGTTTGCCCCAATGTCCGTTGTGATGGCAAGAAGTTTGTGAACGCGCAATCGCTCTGGCAACACATGAGCAGCAAGCACCGAGACGAGCTCTGGAAGAAGCTGCTGTCAATTTTAGGTCCAGATATCTATGAAGATACACCAAAGCATGATTACTTGTTGGATGGGGTAACTCTCAGTCAAGATTCAGACCAGCATGACATCTTCCACTTACCAAGGGTGCAAGATATTTTTGAATCCTTGCTCCTTTCACCATCTATTGGAATCCAAGCAGAACCCCTTGCTGAAATGCGACAAAGGAAATGCAGAGAAGGAGCGAAGATCCTTGAGGACATtaaggaggagctgaggatgttgCCTGAAGATAGCACTGAG TTTGAGGAGTTTCGTTTTGCAATCCAGAACTTGTGGCTTGAGTTCCTCGAAACTTCTGCTCTCGATTATCGTGAAATCATCCTTCCCCTTGCGAGATCGTTCCAATGG ATACAAATGAAAAAAGTGATTGATCTTTCCACCAAGGATCTTGGTAGGATTATTGGTTGTGCCAGTATCAACATTGTATTCGGCAAAGTTCCTGTTTCCCCTGGCAGGATTGTTTCTGTGGAACATGGCTCAGAGCCCTCACACGCCAACAATACTGACCATCAAAGTGGTGACGACACACAGGCAGAAAACATACAG CCATCATGCTCAGACGAGACACTTAAGGATGGCGAAAAACGTGAAGAAAG TGAGGTTCATATTGTAGATAGCAATTCTGAGACCATGGTAGACCAAAGATCTTCGGATCCAACACTTGACGTTCACGAAAGCGGGATGAACTGTGCTGCAAGAATTGCAGAGGTGGAACTAGAAAACAAAG ATAATATAGGAACATCTAGCCAATCTATCAAGGAAATGGCAAGCACCTCCAGCTGTCAACGAAGTCTTAATGCTTTCAACAAGAACAATGCTGATAAAGGCCTGTCTATCTTGAGTCTAATCATACGG TCATTGTGCAATCTGAGGCATTTCAGAGATAAGTTTCTAACTGAGCCACTTGCATGGATCCCGTCTGCTGAGAATATCTGTATTGCTCAGCAATTATATGAAATTTTCATTTCTTGGGAGAAAAATGACTACCACCTAGAGGATGTTGTTCTGACTTACATGAAGACCCTTCTCTGCAGAGTAGATTGCACCCTTTTTTCTGAAAAG TTGCAGGTTGGGAATTTTTTTGCCTCTGAGATTGTGGCCACAATTCTCATTGGATTGCATATGTCAGAAACTTGTTCACGTTTTAGTTTAAGAAAGGAGACCGAGAAACATGTGGTGAACCCAATCACGTGTGGAGATTGCATATGCCCAACACATAATCTTTTTGGGATAACATTTAATGTGGAAATGAGTTGCAAGTGTGGGGAGTGTTCTGGTGAATACCCTTATACTGCACTTTTCCATATACTTGATGCTGGTTCACTTCAAACAACAAAG ATCAAGTCCTTTGCAGAGCTTCCAGTTATATTGGATGAACAGTTCTATAAGGAGAACAGTTGCGAGAATTGTGGAATTCCGCAGAAGATTGATCTCTTTCTTTCAAACGCACCACACTTCTTTACAATAG TTTTGAAGTGGCTTGGTAACAATGAAAGCCCGGACACACTCTCTGAAGTCCTGGCCAACATCACATCCCCCCTTGACATTGAATTCTTTTGCAAAAGTGCTCATTCTGGAACTATGTATAGTGTCACATCCATG ATTTGCAATGTTGATGAGCGCTATGTCTGCTTTGCTCGCGACAAGGACAGGTGGCTCATACATGACTTTGAGACTGTCGAG ACAGAAGATACTTGGGAGCATTTGCTAGAACGTTTCAGGGACTGCAAGCTCCAGCCTGAAGTTTTATTTTTTGAGGTCATCAAGTAG